One segment of Theobroma cacao cultivar B97-61/B2 chromosome 9, Criollo_cocoa_genome_V2, whole genome shotgun sequence DNA contains the following:
- the LOC18587881 gene encoding two-component response regulator ARR18, whose translation MAVEEKMGGSNGEDGGKDWFPLGMRVLAVDDDPICLKVLENLLRKCQYHVTTTNQAITALKMLRENRNKYDLVISDVNMPDMDGFKLLELVGLEMDLPVIMLSAHSDTKLVMKGITHGACDYLLKPVRIEELKNIWQHVVRRKKTDSKDQIKAPNQDKARAGNGEFGQTSTGSSDQKVNKKRKDQSEDEEEEGEDNGHENDDPSTQKKPRVVWSVELHRKFVAAVNQLGLDKAVPKKILDLMNVEGLTRENVASHLQKYRLYLKRLSSVATQQANMAAALGSKDPSYLRMSSLDGFGDFRTLTGPGRLSSASLSSYQPAGMFGRLNSSAALSLRGISSGVIQQGHSQTLNNSINGLGKIQPAVLPANQNQNGTLFQGIPTSIELNQLSQNKSTNHFGEFNRVNDPNVFGVATNFFDARVPGGSSSNSLSTASGNPLLLQANTQQTHTSGSFGNQSSHGVASLNQESFDMGVRGSSNFLDHGRCSENWQGAVQLSSFPSSSLSTSEAFNHEQLPPNNLQENLSWTSSHVSNSPIDLSSSMANSARLDDSRGDMQCQVGLNNNVIQNMGYTAKQQWGDRRHDYNGNLNNSFSRLDSLISASGAMMDQSNAVTSKRTDVSLFSQLSGDAPYVVQHPEGEKSAFDAKLRSNEDYLFEQTKPQSGFSQNNFESLEDIMSSMIKQGQNNETALMDGEFGFDAYPLGSCI comes from the exons ATGGCTGTGGAGGAGAAAATGGGTGGTTCTAATGGTGAAGATGGCGGCAAGGACTGGTTTCCACTTGGTATGCGTGTTTTAGCAGTTGATGATGACCCTATTTGCCTCAAAGTTTTGGAAAATCTGCTTCGTAAATGTCAATATCACG TTACTACCACCAATCAGGCAATTACAGCCCTCAAAATGTTGAGGGAAAACAGAAACAAATATGACTTGGTTATCAGTGATGTTAATATGCCTGATATGGATGGCTTTAAGCTTCTTGAGCTTGTGGGGCTTGAAATGGACCTACCTGTAATCA TGTTGTCAGCTCACAGTGATACCAAGCTTGTAATGAAGGGGATTACCCATGGTGCTTGTGACTACTTATTGAAGCCTGTTCGCATTGAGGAGCTAAAAAACATATGGCAACATGTGGttagaagaaagaaaactgACTCTAAGGATCAAATTAAGGCCCCAAATCAAGATAAGGCTCGGGCAGGAAATGGAGAATTCGGTCAAACATCAACAGGCAGTTCTGACCAAAAGGTCAATAAGAAGCGAAAGGACCAAAGTGAAGATGAGGAAGAAGAGGGTGAAGATAATGGACATGAGAATGATGACCCTTCAACTCAGAAGAAGCCTCGAGTTGTTTGGTCTGTAGAGCTGCATAGGAAGTTTGTTGCAGCTGTCAACCAATTGGGTCTTGACA AGGCCGTTCCAAAGAAAATTCTGGACCTGATGAATGTTGAAGGACTTACAAGGGAAAATGTAGCAAGCCATCTACAG AAATATAGGCTTTACCTGAAACGACTCAGCAGTGTTGCAACTCAGCAAGCAAACATGGCTGCTGCATTAGGCAGTAAAGATCCCTCTTACTTGCGCATGAGTTCACTAGATGGCTTTGGAGATTTTCGCACATTGACTGGACCTGGAAGGCTTTCGAGTGCTTCTCTATCCTCGTACCAACCGGCTGGAATGTTTGGTAGACTGAACTCCTCAGCTGCTTTAAGCCTACGTGGGATTTCTTCTGGTGTCATTCAACAGGGACATTCTCAAACCTTGAACAATTCTATCAATGGTCTTGGGAAGATTCAGCCAGCTGTGTTGCCTGCAAACCAAAATCAAAATGGAACTTTGTTTCAAGGGATCCCAACCTCAATAGAGCTCAACCAGCTGTCACAGAACAAGTCCACTAACCACTTTGGAGaatttaatcgtgttaatGATCCAAATGTTTTTGGTGTTGCCACTAACTTCTTTGATGCCAGAGTGCCAGGTGGTAGCTCAAGCAATTCTCTATCTACTGCCTCAGGCAACCCTTTGTTGTTACAAGCAAACACACAACAGACACACACTAGTGGTTCATTTGGaaatcaatcatctcatgGTGTGGCATCACTGAATCAGGAATCATTTGACATGGGTGTTCGTGGTTCTTCTAATTTTCTTGATCATGGTAGATGCAGTGAAAACTGGCAGGGCGCAGTTCAATTATCCAGTTTCCCATCAAGTTCATTGTCAACAAGTGAAGCTTTCAATCACGAGCAGTTGCCACCTAATAATTTGCAGGAAAATCTCTCTTGGACGAGCTCTCATGTTAGTAACAGCCCTAttgatctttcttcttccatgGCAAATTCAGCACGTTTGGATGACTCTAGAGGAGACATGCAGTGCCAAGTTGGCCTAAATAATAATGTTATCCAGAATATGGGTTACACGGCAAAGCAACAGTGGGGAGACCGCAGACATGATTACAAtggaaatttaaataattcatttaGCAGGCTGGACTCCCTCATTTCTGCAAGTGGTGCTATGATGGACCAAAGTAATGCCGTCACCAGTAAAAGGACTGATGTCTCTTTGTTCAGTCAGTTAAGTGGTGATGCTCCTTATGTTGTTCAGCACCCTGAGGGTGAGAAATCAGCTTTTGACGCAAAATTGAGGTCCAATGAGGACTATCTCTTCGAGCAGACAAAGCCACAAAGTGGTTTCagtcaaaataattttgaatccTTGGAGGATATAATGAGTTCCATGATCAAACAG GGACAAAATAATGAGACAGCGTTGATGGATGGGGAATTTGGGTTTGATGCATACCCCCTTGGGTCATGTATATGA
- the LOC18587882 gene encoding protein ABHD17B: protein MGNVTSSVAAKFAFFPPDPPTYDVYSEENGKLVLPGVSADKNMDVHLLDTKGGNKIVATFWKHPFARFTLLYSHGNAADLGQMHELFIELRAHLRVNIMSYDYSGYGASSGKPTELNTYYDIEAVYNCLKKEYGVKQEDLIVYGQSVGSGPTLHLASHLQRLRGVVLHSAILSGIRVLYPVKMTFWFDIFKNIDKIRRVNCPVLVIHGTNDDIVDWSHGKRLWELSKEKYDPLWVKGGGHCNLETYPEYIKHLRKFINAMEKISITKPTKQLTSTPSLTESKHNKCLRFKKKVAVPKKE from the exons ATGGGGAATGTGACGTCGAGTGTGGCTGCAAAGTTTGCGTTTTTTCCACCAGACCCACCGACGTACGATGTTTACAGCGAAGAAAATGGGAAGCTGGTTTTGCCAGGGGTCTCGGCTGACAAGAACATGGATGTTCATTTGCTTGATACCAAAGGTGGCAATAAGATCGTAGCAACCTTTTGGAAACACCCTTTTGCCAGGTTCACGCTCTTGTATTCCCATGGCAATGCTGCTGACTTAGGCCAGATGCATGAACTCTTCATTGAGCTCAGAGCCCACCTCCGTGTCAATATTATGAG TTATGATTATTCAGGATATGGAGCATCATCTGGCAAG CCAACTGAGCTCAACACATATTATGACATCGAAGCAGTGTACAATTGCTTGAAGAAGGAATATGGAGTTAAACAGGAAGACTTGATAGTGTATGGCCAATCTGTTGGAAGTGGGCCGACTCTGCACTTGGCTTCTCATTTACAGAGACTAAGAGGAGTTGTTCTTCATAGTGCCATCCTTTCAGGCATACGGGTCTTGTATCCTGTCAAGATGACATTTTGGTTTGATATTTTCAAA AATATAGACAAAATACGGCGGGTCAACTGTCCAGTTCTAGTTATACAT GGTACAAATGATGACATTGTTGATTGGTCTCATGGAAAGCGATTGTGGGAACTTTCCAAGGAAAAATATGATCCTTTGTGGGTCAAGGGTGGCGGCCATTGCAACCTTGAAACTTATCCAGAGTACATTAAGCATCTACGCAAATTCATAAATGCGATGGAGAAGATATCCATTACAAAACCAACAAAACAACTTACCTCTACCCCCAGTCTCACAGAATCTAAACACAATAAATGCTTGAGATTTAAGAAAAAGGTAGCTGTACCGAAAAAGGAGTGA
- the LOC18587883 gene encoding uncharacterized protein LOC18587883 — MLSALIHAPTLSFLCSSPQPKLGSCRSSMAYSSLVRIAVVGDVHDDWDLVEDTKALQFLKPDLVLFTGDFGNENVELVQNVAALNFPKAVILGNHDSWNTQQFSGKRKDRVQLQLECLGQEHVGYKRLDFPLLKLSIVGGRPFSCGGQQIFRKRLVSARYGVQDMEGSAKRIYEAAVGTPEDHLVIFLAHNGPTGLGSELNDICGKDWVFEGGDHGDPDLAQAISHLKETSTFSIPLVVFGHMHKELAYGNGLRKMIVVGTDNIIYLNAAIVPRVKRPINEQQASYRSSIDNETSLHASNSDGTKRAFTLVEILNGQVDKISENWVSVVGNETTLTEEHTLFKSNGRSSL; from the exons ATGCTAAGCGCGTTAATCCACGCGCCCACTCTCAGTTTTCTTTGCTCTTCTCCTCAGCCAAAGCTCGGATCTTGTCGCTCTTCCATGGCGTACTCCTCTCTCGTTCGAATAGCTGTCGTCGGAGACGTC CACGATGATTGGGACCTGGTAGAAGATACAAAGGCACTTCAATTTCTgaag CCAGATTTGGTGCTCTTCACAG GTGATTTTGGTAACGAGAAtgttgaactagttcaaaatGTTGCTGCTCTCAACTTTCCGAAAGCAGTTATTTTGGGAAATCATGATTCTTGGAACACTCAACAGTTTTCTGGAAA GAGGAAGGATCGAGTTCAACTTCAGCTAGAATG TCTTGGACAGGAACATGTAGGTTATAAACGTCTGGACTTTCCTTTACTAAAGCTCAGCATTGTCGGTGGACGGCCATTTTCATGTGGGGGTCAGCAAATCTTTCGGAAAAGGCTTGTGTCTGCAAG ATATGGAGTCCAAGATATGGAGGGAAGTGCCAAAAGAATCTATGAAGCCGCAGTTGGGACCCCTGAAGATCATTTAGTTATATTTCTTGCACATAATGGACCCACAG GTCTTGGCAGTGAATTGAATGACATTTGTGGAAAAGATTGGGTGTTTGAAGGTGGTGATCATGGTGATCCAG ATCTAGCACAAGCCATCTCCCACTTGAAAGAGACTAGTACATTCTCTATTCCACTTGTCGTGTTTGGTCACATGCATAAAGAGCTGGCCTATGGGAATGGTCTTCGGAAAATGATTGTAGTTGGAACTGACAACATTATATACTTGAATGCGGCCATAGTTCCCAGGGTTAAAAGACCTATAAACGAACAACAAGCATCATATCGAAGCTCCATAGATAATGAGACCTCGCTGCACGCATCGAATTCCGATGGCACAAAGCGAGCCTTCACTTTAGTTGAGATATTAAACGGACAAGTGGATAAAATTTCAGAAAATTGGGTTTCTGTTGTTGGAAATGAGACGACATTAACAGAGGAGCACACACTATTTAAATCTAACGGGCGGTCTTCTCTCTGA
- the LOC18587884 gene encoding chitotriosidase-1, translated as MAAKLVSFLFLITFHFLFRLQFSAGQNVVRAAYWSAGSEFPVSDIDSSLFTHLFCAFADLDPQTNQVSVSSANQPRFSTFTETVQQKNPSIVTLLSIGGGNSRASDFASMASQASRRQSFIDSAINLARSYGFHGLDLDWEYPSTATEMTNLGLLLNEWRAAVDDESASTGNSPLLLSAALFRSSDYYTLDYPIQAIENSLNWINVMAYDFYGPRWSNVTGPPAALYNPGTQVSGDHGIRSWIQAGIPSNKLVLGFPFYGYAWRLVDANNHGFFAPTSGPAISQDGDLGYGQIKDFISQNSATEVYNSTVVSNYCYSGTTWIGFDDTQSITAKVSYAKDNGLLGYFAWHVGADEGWTLSQAASETWGS; from the exons ATGGCTGCAAAACTTGTTAGCTTCTTGTTTTTGATCACCTTCCATTTTCTGTTTCGACTGCAATTTTCTGCCGGGCAGAACGTTGTTAGAGCTGCTTATTGGTCTGCAGGAAGTGAGTTTCCTGTTTCGGACATAGATTCCTCGCTTTTCACTCACCTTTTCTGTGCGTTCGCTGATCTTGATCCTCAAACCAATCAAGTTTCTGTTTCCTCTGCAAATCAGCCCCGATTCTCCACCTTCACTGAAACCGTCCAACAAAAGAATCCTTCCATCGTAACACTCTTGTCAATTGGAGGGGGAAATTCAAGGGCGTCAGATTTTGCTTCCATGGCAAGCCAAGCCAGTAGACGGCAATCATTCATTGATTCCGCGATAAACTTAGCAAGGTCTTATGGCTTCCATGGCCTTGACCTTGATTGGGAGTACCCATCCACAGCTACCGAAATGACTAACTTGGGTTTGCTTCTCAATGAATGGAGAGCTGCTGTGGATGATGAATCCGCCAGCACTGGTAACTCACCGTTGCTTCTATCTGCTGCACTTTTCCGGTCCTCGGATTACTACACTCTGGATTATCCAATCCAGGCTATAGAAAACAGCTTGAATTGGATCAATGTGATGGCTTATGATTTTTACGGTCCAAGATGGTCAAATGTAACCGGACCTCCTGCAGCATTATACAATCCTGGAACTCAAGTCAGTGGGGATCATGGGATCAGATCATGGATTCAAGCAGGGATTCCATCGAATAAATTAGTGCTCGGCTTTCCCTTCTACGGCTACGCCTGGCGGCTTGTTGACGCAAATAACCATGGATTTTTTGCACCTACTAGCGGACCAGCTATATCACAAGATGGAGACTTGGGTTACGGTCAGATCAAGGATTTCATTTCCCAGAACAGCGCCACAGAAGTTTACAACTCAACAGTGGTTTCCAATTACTGCTACTCTGGCACGACATGGATTGGTTTTGATGATACGCAAAGTATTACAGCCAAGGTTTCGTACGCCAAGGACAATGGTTTGCTCGGCTACTTCGCATGGCATGTTGGTGCAGATGAGGGTTGGACTCTTTCTCAAGCAG CATCGGAAACATGGGGATCATAG
- the LOC18587885 gene encoding cysteine-rich receptor-like protein kinase 4, producing MVPKFVIVLLHIFLSLGFHPSRAQNWIQAGYWFSGSEFPAADINSALFTHLICAFAGLNSSSYQLSISSSDEQYFSVFTNTVKHKNPSITTLLSIGGGSANHSVVVSMVSNSSNRKSFIDSSIKMARLYGFQGLDFSWVSANTSSDMSNIATLFDEWRSAIDSETRNTSQSQLILTAAVPYSQYSESSIFPVDSLRRNLNWLHVMAYDFYMPTRENFTRVHAALYDPASNVNADFGIESWINGGLPASKLVLSLPFYGYAWTLVNPKDNIIGAPASGPAISNDGAVSYKDIRNYMQRYGANSVYNATYVVNYCTVGSTWIGFDDVEVVKIKVSYAKEKKLLGYVVWQVPYDDNWVLSKAAYANGGNRQKKGRLFLISILIPIALVMILLGVLTYYFRRVKRKREGMVDVAKKFKYKASHMAAAGDFNSNVPNLMVYTFSDIEVATDRFSFEKKLGEGGYGPVYKGVLADGQEIAVKKLSKTSTQGFEEFKNEVMLTAKLQHVNLVRLLGFCIDREEQMLVYEYMPNKSLDYYLYDPVRRYLLDWKKRVEIIEGVTQGLLYLQEYSRLTIIHRDLKASNILLDEDMKPKISDFGMARIFTKDEVEANTGRIVGTYGYVPPEYVKKGIYSTKSDVYSFGVLLLQIISGKRNAHLHGSHENLSLLDFAYELWTEGTGMEFMDPTLDDTASSCKLLRCVQIALLCVQENANDRPTMLEVSSMLRNETTPVAIPKRPAFSTKHSEDERKKSNLQLEICSIDTSPITQVVGR from the exons ATGGTACCTAAATTTGTTATAGTTCTTCTCCATATTTTCCTCTCTTTAGGATTTCATCCGTCAAGGGCACAAAACTGGATACAAGCTGGGTACTGGTTTTCAGGCAGTGAATTCCCCGCTGCTGATATAAATTCTGCACTCTTTACCCACCTTATTTGCGCTTTTGCTGGTCTGAATTCCTCCTCTTATCAGCTCtctatttcttcttctgaTGAGCAGTACTTCTCCGTTTTCACAAACACTGTCAAACATAAAAACCCATCAATCACCACGCTTCTATCCATTGGGGGTGGAAGTGCAAACCATTCCGTCGTAGTTTCGATGGTAAGCAATTCTTCCAACAGGAAATCTTTCATTGATTCCTCAATAAAAATGGCTAGGCTTTATGGCTTTCAAGGCCTAGACTTTAGCTGGGTTTCAGCCAACACAAGCTCTGATATGAGCAATATAGCTACTCTCTTTGACGAATGGCGATCTGCAATAGATTCAGAGACAAGAAACACTAGCCAGTCTCAGTTGATACTGACAGCGGCAGTTCCGTACTCGCAATATTCAGAGTCGTCAATTTTTCCTGTGGATTCATTGAGGAGAAACTTAAACTGGCTGCATGTTATGGCTTATGACTTCTACATGCCAACAAGGGAAAACTTTACGAGGGTTCATGCAGCTTTGTATGACCCAGCCAGTAATGTTAATGCAGATTTTGGTATAGAGTCATGGATTAATGGAGGATTACCAGCCAGTAAGTTGGTTTTGAGCTTGCCTTTCTATGGCTATGCGTGGACACTTGTGAACCCCAAAGATAACATCATTGGCGCACCGGCATCAGGTCCAGCTATTTCAAACGATGGGGCGGTGAGCTACAAGGACATCAGGAATTACATGCAAAGATATGGAGCCAATTCAGTGTATAATGCTACTTATGTAGTGAATTACTGCACTGTTGGATCGACCTGGATTGGTTTTGATGATGTCGAGGTTGTCAAGATTAAAGTTTCCTACgccaaagaaaagaagttgcTGGGTTACGTTGTCTGGCAAGTTCCCTATGATGACAACTGGGTGCTTTCCAAAGCTG CTTATGCCAACGGTGGCAATCGACAGAAAAAAGGGCGGTTGTTCCTGATCAGTATTTTAATTCCAATTGCTTTGGTCATGATTTTGCTTGGCGTGTTGACATACTACTTTCGAAGGGTAAAGAGGAAAAGGGAAG GGATGGTGGACGTAGCTAAAAAATTCAAGTACAAAGCAAGTCACATGGCAGCTGCTGGAGATTTTAATAGCAATGTTCCCAATCTAATGGTCTATACTTTCTCTGATATTGAGGTGGCTACTGATAGGTTCTCATTTGAAAAAAAGCTAGGGGAAGGTGGGTATGGTCCTGTTTACAAG GGTGTGTTAGCAGATGGACAAGAAATAGCAGTaaaaaaactttcaaaaactTCCACACAAGGATTTGAGGAGTTTAAAAATGAGGTTATGCTTACAGCAAAACTACAGCATGTAAATCTTGTTAGACTTTTGGGATTCTGCATTGACAGAGAAGAACAGATGCTGGTCTATGAGTACATGCCAAATAAGAGTTTGGACTACTACCTTTATG ACCCCGTAAGGCGGTATTTGTTGGACTGGAAAAAACGTGTTGAAATCATTGAGGGGGTTACTCAAGGGCTTCTATATCTTCAAGAATACTCCAGATTGACAATTATTCATAGAGACCTGAAAGCTAGCAACATTTTATTAGATGAAGACATGAAACCTAAGATATCAGATTTTGGTATGGCTAGAATTTTCACAAAAGATGAAGTTGAAGCAAACACTGGCCGAATTGTTGGCACATA TGGTTATGTTCCTCCTGAATATGTTAAAAAAGGTATATACTCCACCAAATCTGATGTGTATAGCTTCGGGGTCCTACTTCTTCAAATCATAAGTGGAAAGAGGAATGCACATTTACATGGCTcacatgaaaatttaagtCTTCTTGATTTC GCATATGAGCTATGGACAGAAGGCACAGGCATGGAATTCATGGATCCCACGCTGGATGACACAGCTTCATCCTGCAAGTTACTGAGATGCGTGCAAATAGCTCTGTTGTGTGTCCAGGAAAACGCAAACGACAGGCCTACCATGTTGGAAGTCTCTTCAATGCTTAGAAATGAAACCACACCAGTCGCCATTCCGAAAAGACCTGCTTTCTCAACAAAACACAGCGAAGATGAGCGAAAGAAATCTAACTTGCAACTAGAAATATGTTCAATCGATACTTCTCCGATTACACAAGTGGTCGGTCGATGA